The Patescibacteria group bacterium DNA segment CAATTATTACAGAGGAGCAGTATGTGCGGCTTGATAATGTTAGTAGCGCTTGGATTAAATTAGGCCAATTAAACTCAGCTAAAGAATTGAAAGTCGTGCAGAGTTATCATTTGCGGTCTTGGCCAGATGCCCCAGAAGAAGAAGTTGGCAACTGGGCCCAAGGGGATATCTTGACTTTTGATATTGAAATTTATGCTGAACAACTTGGCGGTTATGGTCCAAAAGGTGAGCAAGCAATGCTTACTTTAGATAATAAAGATGAAAATTGGGACCCAGTTAGTGACGATATCAGCGCTACTTTGACCTATAAAACTTCAGGCGAAGAGTTTGATTACTCCTTAACTGGAACAGTACAGAATACAGACACTAACTATTGCTTGATTTATTATGCAGATCCATATCCAGGGAATGGGCCTGGAGGGACTGGCGGTGCTTTAATTGGCAGTGAACTATCTGATGGCGCTGGTAATATTACAATGTCAGGCACACCGGATCTTGGTATGGATCTCCCAAGTGCTGATGATGACAATTATCCAGCAGGAGCTAAGATTTGGTTAGTGCCTTGCGGCGAGTATGATCAAGCTGGGAATATGTTAACTGCTTGGAATCCAGCTGAATATCTATTTGAGATGCAATTCATCACCTATGATGATACGGGTATCTAAGAAATAAAAGACACCAGGTGTCCAAGAGGATACCTGGTGTCATGGATATAATTATATGAAAAAGATACTCGTTAGTCTTGTAATTATTAGTATTATCTTGATGATTGTTGTTAGTGCGACAGTTGCTTATTTTTCTGATAGTGAAACCAACAGAGGCAACACCTTTGCCAACGGTACTTTGGATTTACAAATAAGCGATCAGGATGACCCTTGGGGAGACGGAGTTACTGCTACTTGGGTAATGGACGATATGATACCCGGAGATATAAGCGCCAGGAATAGTGTTTATCTAAGAAATATTGGCAGTATTGAAGCCGATCATGTGGAGATAAGTGTTGAGAATATTACGACTGATCCCAATAATGAAGAAAGTGATATAGAGCATCCCACTATTGATAATTTGGATAAATGGATGGAGATTATAGAGATGTATTATAGCGGCAACAATGTCTTAATTGGTTTGAATGATAATAATGCTAATGGCTGGAAAGATTTAGATGATCTGGAATCTCAAGGGCTAAATGATTTGACTCCGTCTCCGTCTGCCAATAGCGGCAATATGAAAACTTTTACGATGCAGCTCAAGTTTAGAGAAGATATTGGCAATGAATTTCAAGGCGATGTTTTAGAAAGCACATTTACTTTCAGGCTGAATCAAGATGCCAGTCAATAAGCTTAAGGTCTTTTTTTCCTCCTAACAAAATATGTTGGGGGGAGGATTAAGATTTTAAAAGATATGAGAATTTTCAAAATTATTTATTACATTTTTCTTTCTTGTTTAGCAATTATTGCTTTACTTTTGGTCTCTACCATTTTTCCCATCACCGGAAATTTTAAAGTTCTAGTGGTCCAGTCGGGTTCAATGGAGCCGGCGGTTAGGCAGGGAGGGATTGTGGTTATTAAGCCCGCGACTGAATATCACGTTGGTGATGTGATTACATTTGGCAAGGCAAGCAGAACCGAGGCGCCAACCACCCATAGAATTTTTGATATCAAGGTTGAGCAAGGCAAAACAACTTACATTACAAAAGGTGATGCTAACAATGGTCCGGACAAAAGAGAAATTGCCTCAAGAGAAATTATTGGTAAGGTTTTATTTAATGTTCCTTATGTTGGTTATGCGATTGATACTGCCAAAAAACCCTGGGGTTTTATTTTGATAATTGTTATCCCGGCGCTAATTATTATTTATGATGAGGGGGTAAAAATTTGGAAAGAGATAAAAAGAGTGAGGAATAAGAAAACAAGAAAAAGAAAAATCAAACATTTTAGCCTCTAGACATTCTAACACAACTTATGATTAAGAAGACAACGGCAAAAAAGCCTGGCCAAGCAAAGGGCAAGACAAGTGCCAGAACAAGGACCAGGAAAAGAGTTAACAAAAATGTTTCTTGTGATGTTTGTAAGGTAAAGCCGGTAAAAAGAAAAATCGCGAAGAAAGACAAGAGCGGCCAAATCATTAAAAAGTCAATTGGCAAACTGACTGTTTTGTTTTTGATTATTAGCCTTAACTGGTCTGGGCTTGCGGCTATTGGCGAAACTCTGGCTTATTTTAATGATACTGAAACTTTTTTAGAAAGCACTTATTCGGCCGGCACTTTGGATTTTTCTTTGAATCAATTCAACGGCTTCTCTCCTGATGTTACTCCCAGTCAATCAGCGAGCAGTACGATTGAGCTGGTAAATAATGGGAATTTAGCTTTTCAGTATGAAGCTTCCACCAGCACTATTTCTGGAGACTTAGATTTGTGCAAAGAACTTTATCTTGAGGTCTTTTTAGAATTAGAGCCAATTTACAACGGGAGCTTGTCTGGGTTTTCTCTGGCTACTTCTAGTCTGACAGTAGCGAGTTCAACTACTCAAAGTTTAGATTTTATTGTTTCTTTGGTCAGCAGTACTTCTAGTCTGCAAGACAAAACCTGTAATTTTGATTTTGAATTTCGCGCTTGGCAAAAGGACCAGCCGAGTTACGATCCAAAAGCCGGTTTTTCTGATGCGGAAATAATTAGCAATACAGTCACCAGCGGCAATTGGGAATACATTGTAATTAATAAAGTTTATTATGATGTGGATGATGCCCATGGTGATGACCCAGCCAATGAATGGGTTGAGCTTTATAATCCCACTGATTCTTCAGTTGATATTTCCGGTTGGAAAATTTTAGATAATCATTCAGAAGACCTGATTCCCACGTCTACTAGTTCCATACCCGCTTTAGGCTATGCCATTATTACTGGGGCAAGCTCAACTTTTGATTATTGGGATATCCCGGACCAGGCAGTAAAAATAGTATTAGCTGATGGAAAAATTGGCAATGGGCTTGGCAATGATAATGATATGCTGATTTTATTAGATGATGCCGGCAATATTGTTGACCAAATGAATTGGGGTACTCCTATCAATGGCTGGCCCAATTATAATTCAAATCTTTGGGATCCCGGCGCTGCTAAAGTAGCTGAAGGTAATCTTTTAAGCAGAGAACCCAATGGCTATGATACTGACCAAGCTTCTGATTGGACAGAATTTAGCCTACCCAGTGTCACGGTTATTATTCCCAATGGCGGCGAGGTTTGGTATGTGGGGGCCACCTCTACTATAGATTGGCAAGCAACAAATAATAACGGCGATGACAATGATTTAAGCATTGATATTTATTATTCAGCTGACAGCGGCAATACTTGGGGAAATATAGCAACCAGCACGGAAAATGACGGGACTTATGATTGGCGCGTCTCGCTTTGCCTTGATGATGGCAGCGGCTCTTGCTATTGGGTGCCTTCGGCTAAGGCCCGAATAAAAATCGTGGCGACTGATTATACTAAGAATTTTATGCTCACGGCTTGGGACGAAAGTGACGAGGATTTTTGTCCGCCTATTCTTTATGATTCATTAACTGATGAAGAACTGGAGTTATTGGAAAAAATGGGATTACTGCCTGATGATTTTATAAATCAGGAGGCAACAGATAGCGATGAATTAATTCCGGAGACAAGCGAAGAATCTGAAGAAGATGGTGAAGAAATAGAGAAACAAAGAAATAAAGAAACTAAGGATGCGAATATCGCGAATAATGGAGAAAGTGAGGTAGAAGAACCAGAGATGGCTGAAGAGGATGAGGATGAAGCTGAATTTGACGAGGAAGAAGATGATGACCTTGGCGGCGCGGTTGAAGAAAGTGATAATAAAGAAGTTGAAGCTAATGATGAGCCGGAATTAGAGCTTATTGAAAATAACCAGACTGATATTACCGAGGCTAATGCTTTGAGTACCGAAGATGTGATTAAGGGAGATGATGCAGAAGATAGTGATAATCAAATAGAAGAGGGTGATGAAATTGATGCTCAAGATGAGATTAAAACTGATGAATTAGATGAGCCTGATGAGTCAGGCGAACTTGAGCAAGCTAAAGAACCAGAAAAGCCAGAGGAATTAGAAGGCTCCGAAGAACCAGAGCCAGTTGATGCGTCAAAAGATATTATCAATGAAAATGATGATGACATTGTTTGACACCCCTCGTAACCCTCGGGGTGTCATTCCAGTTCCGGGTTTGATGGATTGACATCGCGACCCCAAGGAGCGATGTTAAGTCGTGTTACGTGTATCGTGTCTCGTGTATCGTGTTCCCAAGTTATCCACAACTTTTACCCCTATCTATATTGACAATATATTCGTTGGTTTGATAAAATATAAAAACATTTGAGAGATTGATCCCTTGATAAACTCGGGGTCTGCGAAAACAAAAACCTTTTTTATGGTTGTCTAATTAGTTCAGGAGGATTCAGGAGGAACTGAATTTTGCCCTATGCAAAAGCAAGCTTGTGTTATCCATACTTTCCGTGTGCGAAAAAAGGCTTTTTTAAATCCTTGCCTTTAATTATTGGCAGGGTTTTTTGTTTAA contains these protein-coding regions:
- a CDS encoding signal peptidase I, which produces MRIFKIIYYIFLSCLAIIALLLVSTIFPITGNFKVLVVQSGSMEPAVRQGGIVVIKPATEYHVGDVITFGKASRTEAPTTHRIFDIKVEQGKTTYITKGDANNGPDKREIASREIIGKVLFNVPYVGYAIDTAKKPWGFILIIVIPALIIIYDEGVKIWKEIKRVRNKKTRKRKIKHFSL
- a CDS encoding lamin tail domain-containing protein, with protein sequence MIKKTTAKKPGQAKGKTSARTRTRKRVNKNVSCDVCKVKPVKRKIAKKDKSGQIIKKSIGKLTVLFLIISLNWSGLAAIGETLAYFNDTETFLESTYSAGTLDFSLNQFNGFSPDVTPSQSASSTIELVNNGNLAFQYEASTSTISGDLDLCKELYLEVFLELEPIYNGSLSGFSLATSSLTVASSTTQSLDFIVSLVSSTSSLQDKTCNFDFEFRAWQKDQPSYDPKAGFSDAEIISNTVTSGNWEYIVINKVYYDVDDAHGDDPANEWVELYNPTDSSVDISGWKILDNHSEDLIPTSTSSIPALGYAIITGASSTFDYWDIPDQAVKIVLADGKIGNGLGNDNDMLILLDDAGNIVDQMNWGTPINGWPNYNSNLWDPGAAKVAEGNLLSREPNGYDTDQASDWTEFSLPSVTVIIPNGGEVWYVGATSTIDWQATNNNGDDNDLSIDIYYSADSGNTWGNIATSTENDGTYDWRVSLCLDDGSGSCYWVPSAKARIKIVATDYTKNFMLTAWDESDEDFCPPILYDSLTDEELELLEKMGLLPDDFINQEATDSDELIPETSEESEEDGEEIEKQRNKETKDANIANNGESEVEEPEMAEEDEDEAEFDEEEDDDLGGAVEESDNKEVEANDEPELELIENNQTDITEANALSTEDVIKGDDAEDSDNQIEEGDEIDAQDEIKTDELDEPDESGELEQAKEPEKPEELEGSEEPEPVDASKDIINENDDDIV
- a CDS encoding M73 family metallopeptidase, which gives rise to MKKILVSLVIISIILMIVVSATVAYFSDSETNRGNTFANGTLDLQISDQDDPWGDGVTATWVMDDMIPGDISARNSVYLRNIGSIEADHVEISVENITTDPNNEESDIEHPTIDNLDKWMEIIEMYYSGNNVLIGLNDNNANGWKDLDDLESQGLNDLTPSPSANSGNMKTFTMQLKFREDIGNEFQGDVLESTFTFRLNQDASQ
- a CDS encoding M73 family metallopeptidase, with product MKKILISLSIIGAVAAIVIGATTAFFSDIETSSGNTFTAGVVDIVVDDQNPWDEHSEPFVLDDIKPSQTRYIEFTIRNLVESNPADVWKHINVTSQVDGVITEPECTEGGGTWIWEPVTQTGTCEGDYEERNNLAAYIIYDLYVCEDPATDKCLTDGDSKPTDIGDWIPIITEEQYVRLDNVSSAWIKLGQLNSAKELKVVQSYHLRSWPDAPEEEVGNWAQGDILTFDIEIYAEQLGGYGPKGEQAMLTLDNKDENWDPVSDDISATLTYKTSGEEFDYSLTGTVQNTDTNYCLIYYADPYPGNGPGGTGGALIGSELSDGAGNITMSGTPDLGMDLPSADDDNYPAGAKIWLVPCGEYDQAGNMLTAWNPAEYLFEMQFITYDDTGI